A portion of the Clostridium gelidum genome contains these proteins:
- a CDS encoding energy-coupling factor transporter transmembrane component T family protein, whose amino-acid sequence MNEAMLEYLEIDSPIHKLTGATKLICLILWSIISMLTYNTFILGFMVIFSIIIFKISKVKFKQISFVFYFILVFLIINNIAIFIFSPYQGVEIYKTRTDLFYIIGSYTLTIEGLFYHLNITLKYFSIIPIALLFMVATNPSEFASSLNKIGLSYKIAYSVAIALRYIPDIQHEYRDISFAQQARGIDMSKKAKISDRIKNSTSILMPLIFSSLARIETISCAMELRAFGNKKKRTWYSARNFEKRDYVAILVLLVLFIISVVITLKNGSRFYNPFI is encoded by the coding sequence ATGAATGAAGCAATGCTTGAATATTTAGAAATAGATTCACCTATTCATAAACTTACAGGAGCAACAAAACTTATATGTTTAATATTATGGTCAATAATATCTATGTTAACTTATAATACTTTTATTTTAGGGTTTATGGTTATATTTAGTATAATAATATTTAAAATATCTAAAGTTAAGTTTAAACAAATATCATTTGTGTTTTATTTTATATTAGTATTTTTAATTATTAATAACATAGCTATTTTTATATTTTCTCCATATCAAGGTGTTGAGATATATAAGACAAGAACTGATTTATTTTACATAATAGGATCATATACATTAACAATTGAAGGTCTTTTTTACCATTTGAATATTACATTAAAGTATTTTTCTATAATACCTATAGCATTATTATTTATGGTAGCTACAAATCCTAGTGAGTTTGCATCATCATTAAATAAAATTGGTTTAAGCTATAAGATAGCATATTCAGTAGCAATAGCTCTTAGATATATACCAGATATTCAACATGAATATAGAGATATCTCGTTTGCTCAGCAAGCTAGAGGAATAGATATGTCTAAAAAAGCAAAGATATCAGATAGAATTAAAAATTCAACGTCTATATTAATGCCACTTATATTTTCTAGTTTAGCTAGGATAGAAACAATAAGTTGTGCCATGGAGCTTAGAGCATTTGGTAATAAGAAGAAACGTACATGGTATAGTGCAAGAAACTTTGAGAAAAGAGATTATGTAGCAATATTAGTGTTATTAGTGTTGTTTATTATATCTGTTGTAATTACATTAAAAAATGGAAGTAGATTTTATAATCCTTTTATATGA
- a CDS encoding ABC transporter ATP-binding protein has product MRKPVIEFVDFSFKYRAQAKSTLNNINLTIYEGEKVLIVGPSGSGKSTISNAINGLIPFKYNGDISGSLKINGKETKKLSIFELSNMVGTVLQDPDGQFIGLTVGEDIAFKLENDCVEQEKMKEIVKEAAKIVDIDTRLDSSPHRLSGGQKQRVSLAGVMVSDANILLFDEPLASLDPATGKTAIELIDKIKNTSNKTVIIVEHRLEEVLYCDVDRIIVVEDGRIIEDASPNQLLCSNILKETGIREPLYITALKYAGCEIKPELKPEHIYSLDIDKCKNKLNEWFESTKEEETKGKNEIILELKNIKFKYNNKKDTLNDVSFKIHKGEMVSIIGRNGAGKSTISKLICGFYPPSCGEILFKGRNIAKDTIKERAEKIGMVMQNPNQMISKTMIFDEVALGLKVRGMPEEEIKERVFKTLKICGLYEMRNWPISALSFGQKKRVTIASILVINPEVILLDEPTAGQDFKHYTEIMEFLCEINKQGVTIIMITHDMHLMLEYTNRAIVLSEGVKLMDDSAANVLTDEKIIKAANLKETSLYQLAVRANLKNPREFVKRFIDYDRRIRTI; this is encoded by the coding sequence ATGAGAAAACCAGTAATAGAGTTTGTGGATTTTAGTTTTAAGTATAGAGCCCAAGCAAAATCCACATTAAATAATATAAATTTAACTATATATGAAGGTGAAAAGGTACTTATTGTGGGTCCATCAGGTTCTGGCAAGAGTACTATTTCTAATGCTATTAATGGGCTAATACCTTTTAAATATAATGGTGATATAAGTGGAAGTTTAAAAATTAATGGGAAAGAAACAAAAAAGCTTAGCATATTTGAACTTTCTAATATGGTTGGAACTGTTCTTCAAGATCCTGATGGTCAGTTTATTGGACTTACAGTTGGAGAAGATATAGCTTTTAAATTAGAAAATGATTGTGTAGAGCAAGAAAAAATGAAAGAAATTGTTAAAGAAGCTGCTAAAATTGTGGATATAGATACTAGACTTGATTCATCTCCACATAGACTTTCAGGAGGACAAAAACAAAGAGTATCTCTTGCAGGAGTTATGGTTTCAGATGCTAATATACTATTATTCGATGAACCATTAGCTAGCTTAGACCCTGCAACTGGAAAAACTGCAATAGAGCTTATTGATAAGATAAAGAACACCAGTAATAAAACAGTTATTATTGTAGAGCATCGATTAGAAGAGGTTCTTTACTGTGATGTAGACAGAATTATAGTTGTTGAGGATGGCAGAATTATTGAAGATGCTAGTCCAAATCAATTGTTATGCTCTAATATATTAAAGGAAACAGGAATAAGAGAGCCATTGTATATAACAGCTTTAAAATATGCAGGTTGTGAAATTAAACCAGAACTAAAACCAGAACATATTTATTCTTTAGATATAGATAAATGTAAGAATAAGCTTAATGAATGGTTTGAAAGTACCAAAGAAGAAGAAACTAAAGGAAAAAATGAGATCATCCTTGAACTAAAGAATATTAAATTTAAATATAATAATAAAAAAGATACTTTAAATGATGTGTCTTTTAAAATACATAAAGGTGAAATGGTAAGTATTATTGGTAGAAATGGTGCAGGTAAATCAACCATATCTAAGTTGATTTGTGGATTCTATCCACCATCTTGTGGTGAGATATTATTTAAAGGAAGAAACATAGCAAAAGATACTATAAAAGAACGTGCAGAAAAAATAGGAATGGTTATGCAGAATCCAAATCAGATGATATCTAAGACTATGATTTTTGATGAAGTAGCACTTGGACTAAAAGTTAGGGGAATGCCAGAAGAAGAAATAAAAGAAAGAGTTTTTAAAACTTTAAAAATATGTGGATTATATGAAATGCGTAATTGGCCAATTTCAGCCTTAAGTTTTGGACAAAAGAAAAGAGTAACTATAGCTTCTATATTAGTTATTAATCCAGAAGTTATATTATTAGACGAGCCAACAGCAGGACAAGACTTTAAACATTATACTGAAATTATGGAATTTCTTTGTGAGATAAATAAACAAGGCGTAACTATAATAATGATTACTCATGATATGCACTTAATGCTTGAATATACTAATAGAGCTATTGTACTTTCAGAAGGGGTAAAACTTATGGATGACAGTGCAGCAAATGTTCTTACTGATGAGAAGATAATTAAGGCAGCAAATCTTAAAGAAACATCATTATATCAATTAGCAGTTAGGGCTAATTTAAAGAATCCTAGAGAATTTGTAAAAAGATTTATTGATTATGATAGGAGGATTAGAACAATATGA
- a CDS encoding ECF-type riboflavin transporter substrate-binding protein: protein MKKEIFSIKTIVAIGIGSAVFMILGRFASIPTGIPNTEIQTAYAFLALMAVIYGPIAGLSIGFIGNTLKDLTAYGTPWFSWIIASAVVGIIIGLAWKKFDINEGEFGKKKIIGFNVCQVIANVIAWFVVAPSLDILIYAEPANKVYLQGAIAGFSNIIAVGVLGTILLVLYSKTIVKQGSLDKE, encoded by the coding sequence ATGAAAAAAGAAATTTTTAGTATTAAAACGATTGTTGCTATCGGTATCGGATCAGCTGTATTTATGATTTTAGGACGTTTTGCATCAATCCCAACGGGGATTCCTAACACAGAAATCCAAACAGCATATGCTTTTTTAGCATTAATGGCAGTAATTTATGGACCAATCGCAGGATTGTCTATAGGATTTATTGGAAATACCTTAAAGGACTTAACAGCTTACGGTACACCATGGTTTAGTTGGATAATTGCTTCAGCAGTAGTTGGGATAATAATTGGACTTGCATGGAAGAAATTTGACATAAACGAGGGTGAGTTTGGGAAGAAAAAAATAATTGGATTTAATGTATGTCAAGTAATTGCTAATGTAATTGCATGGTTTGTAGTTGCTCCAAGCTTAGATATATTAATCTATGCAGAGCCAGCAAATAAAGTTTATTTACAAGGAGCTATAGCTGGATTTAGTAATATTATTGCAGTTGGAGTTCTTGGAACAATTTTATTAGTCTTATATTCTAAGACTATAGTAAAACAAGGAAGTTTAGATAAAGAGTAA
- a CDS encoding cobalt-precorrin-6A reductase, giving the protein MIGFILGTSEGRKILSLINKYTNDIAVSTATTYGGELLKEFNIKVLNTKPLNKEEMLNWISTSKIDVLVDASHPYAQEVTKTALECANELEIQYVRYERQGALENVSGEDIIRVKNYEEVIEIIKEIDGNILNTTGGNNVSKFLNLDFKYRIIHRILPSPKVLTKIVDAGISIKDIIALQGPISYELEKAFIKQYDVKGILTKDSGTQGGVLEKLKAVRECNIKLIVIENSKVTYDLEFNDEEKLIEFLVDRYCKV; this is encoded by the coding sequence ATGATTGGATTTATTTTAGGAACTTCAGAAGGAAGAAAAATATTATCATTAATAAATAAATATACAAATGATATTGCAGTTTCAACAGCTACAACTTATGGTGGTGAATTACTTAAAGAATTTAATATTAAAGTTTTAAACACAAAACCTTTAAATAAGGAAGAAATGTTAAATTGGATAAGCACAAGTAAAATTGATGTTTTAGTTGATGCTTCTCATCCTTATGCACAGGAAGTAACTAAAACTGCTTTAGAATGTGCAAATGAACTTGAAATTCAATATGTGAGATATGAAAGACAAGGAGCATTAGAAAATGTTAGTGGTGAAGATATAATAAGAGTTAAAAACTATGAGGAAGTAATTGAGATTATAAAAGAAATAGACGGAAACATTTTAAATACAACAGGCGGAAATAATGTTTCTAAATTTTTGAATTTGGATTTTAAATATAGAATTATACATAGAATTTTACCATCACCTAAAGTTTTAACAAAGATAGTAGACGCAGGGATTAGTATTAAAGATATTATTGCACTTCAGGGTCCAATATCTTATGAACTTGAAAAAGCTTTTATAAAGCAATATGATGTTAAAGGAATTTTAACTAAAGATAGTGGAACTCAAGGTGGAGTATTAGAAAAACTCAAAGCAGTGCGTGAATGTAATATTAAATTAATAGTAATAGAAAATTCGAAGGTTACATATGATTTGGAATTTAATGATGAAGAAAAATTAATAGAGTTTTTAGTAGATAGGTATTGTAAGGTGTGA
- the cobJ gene encoding precorrin-3B C(17)-methyltransferase: MGKLRVIGIGPGSIENMSLRALKAIEDSDVIVGYNKYIDMIKDLVKDKELYSTGMMGEEARCREALSLCKEKNVALISTGDAGIYGMAGLILELRENEDVEIIPGITASSAAGSVIGAPLMHDNCNISLSDLMTPYEDIKKRVKLAAEGDFIISLYNPKSKGRPEYLRECINIIKEFRVDSTPIAVVRHALREGQSYKLFTIKDFDTEIVDMMSIVIVGNSKSYYKDGKFITPRGYENKR; this comes from the coding sequence ATGGGAAAATTAAGAGTTATAGGAATAGGTCCTGGAAGTATTGAAAATATGAGTTTAAGAGCTTTAAAAGCAATTGAAGATAGTGATGTTATTGTGGGATACAATAAGTATATAGATATGATTAAGGATTTAGTTAAAGATAAAGAATTATATTCGACAGGAATGATGGGTGAAGAAGCTAGATGCAGAGAAGCTTTAAGTTTATGTAAAGAAAAAAATGTAGCATTAATAAGTACTGGAGATGCTGGGATTTATGGAATGGCTGGATTAATTCTTGAACTTAGAGAAAATGAAGATGTTGAAATAATTCCGGGAATAACTGCAAGTAGTGCAGCAGGATCTGTAATTGGAGCACCACTTATGCATGATAACTGTAATATTAGCTTAAGTGATCTTATGACACCTTACGAAGACATAAAAAAGAGAGTGAAACTCGCAGCAGAAGGAGATTTTATAATATCTTTATATAATCCTAAGAGCAAAGGGAGACCTGAATACTTAAGAGAATGTATTAATATAATAAAGGAATTTAGAGTAGATTCTACTCCAATAGCAGTGGTAAGACATGCCCTTAGAGAAGGTCAAAGTTATAAGTTGTTTACAATTAAAGATTTTGATACTGAAATAGTAGATATGATGTCAATTGTAATAGTAGGAAACTCAAAGAGTTATTATAAAGATGGAAAATTCATAACACCTAGAGGTTATGAGAATAAGAGGTAA
- a CDS encoding cysteine hydrolase family protein yields the protein MVLLVIDTQKLITNEKLYKFDMFVSNVKEIIHEARANNIEVIYVRHDDGIGNELTKGTDGFEIYEKFQPMNDEKIFDKKVNSAFKETGLLEYLIDKGEKDIIIVGLQTDYCFDATIKCGFEHGFNIIVPAYANTTVNNKFMSAKQSYQYYNEFMWNGRYAECISLDETIKRMK from the coding sequence ATGGTTTTATTAGTAATTGATACACAAAAGTTAATAACCAATGAAAAATTATATAAATTTGATATGTTTGTATCTAATGTTAAAGAAATAATACATGAGGCTAGGGCAAATAATATTGAAGTAATATATGTACGTCATGATGATGGAATAGGAAATGAATTAACAAAAGGAACTGATGGTTTTGAAATATATGAAAAGTTTCAACCGATGAATGATGAAAAAATATTTGATAAAAAGGTTAATAGTGCTTTTAAAGAGACAGGATTATTAGAATATTTAATAGATAAGGGAGAAAAAGATATAATCATTGTAGGGCTTCAAACAGATTATTGTTTTGATGCTACTATAAAATGTGGATTTGAACATGGATTTAATATTATAGTTCCAGCATATGCAAATACAACAGTTAATAATAAATTTATGTCAGCTAAGCAAAGCTATCAATATTACAATGAATTTATGTGGAATGGCAGATATGCAGAATGTATTTCATTAGATGAAACAATTAAAAGAATGAAATAG
- a CDS encoding GNAT family N-acetyltransferase — protein MIRVATVDDLWEIENIYNEILDYEEQTVSYTNWQKGLYPTVDYAKNAIDNSTMFVGENEKGIYGCVVLNSIQPKEYDNISWITNAKPSEVMVIHTLCIRPSASGKGKARIMMEFSEKYAKERGYKVIHLDTYEGNIPAGTLYPKIGYIYVGTTKFHFQNAIWENLKCFEKSL, from the coding sequence ATGATTAGAGTTGCTACGGTAGATGATCTTTGGGAAATAGAAAATATATATAATGAGATTTTGGATTATGAAGAACAAACAGTCTCTTATACTAATTGGCAAAAAGGACTTTATCCAACAGTTGATTATGCTAAAAATGCTATTGATAATAGTACAATGTTTGTTGGAGAAAATGAAAAAGGAATATATGGCTGTGTAGTGCTTAATAGTATTCAACCTAAAGAATATGATAACATTTCCTGGATTACAAATGCAAAACCAAGTGAAGTTATGGTCATTCACACTTTATGTATTCGACCTTCCGCAAGTGGTAAAGGTAAAGCAAGAATAATGATGGAATTTAGTGAGAAATATGCCAAAGAGCGAGGATATAAAGTTATCCATCTTGACACTTACGAGGGTAATATTCCAGCTGGAACGCTATATCCTAAGATTGGATATATTTATGTAGGTACGACAAAGTTTCATTTTCAAAATGCAATATGGGAAAATTTAAAATGTTTTGAAAAATCATTATAG
- a CDS encoding TfoX/Sxy family protein, translated as MGELSKLPNIGKEVERQLNKVGIFTYDELKDIGTEQAWLKIQEIDTSACIHRLLALEGAIQGVKKTALAQERKVDLKDFYNWHKGK; from the coding sequence ATGGGAGAATTATCAAAATTACCTAACATAGGAAAAGAAGTTGAAAGGCAGTTGAATAAAGTAGGTATATTTACTTATGATGAATTAAAAGATATTGGTACAGAACAGGCGTGGCTGAAAATACAAGAAATTGATACTTCTGCGTGTATTCATAGATTGTTAGCACTGGAAGGTGCAATTCAAGGTGTCAAGAAAACAGCGTTAGCACAGGAACGTAAAGTAGATTTAAAAGATTTTTATAATTGGCATAAAGGTAAATAG
- a CDS encoding GNAT family N-acetyltransferase, whose product MNITIDITKTTIETDRLILRAWQETDVNDFYEYASTPGVGEMAGWKHHDSIEVSEKILQSFISEKNVFAIIYKENNKVIGSLGLHESWANDESSYAHFKIKEVGYVLSKAYWGKGLMPEAVIAVIRFCFDKCKLDALTICHFSSNNQSKRVIEKCGFTFIKQSEYYANQLELTFDDMKYILLNKANL is encoded by the coding sequence ATGAATATAACTATCGATATTACAAAAACGACTATAGAAACTGATAGGTTGATTTTGCGAGCCTGGCAGGAAACAGATGTAAACGACTTTTACGAATATGCATCAACCCCAGGTGTTGGTGAAATGGCAGGTTGGAAGCATCATGATTCAATTGAAGTTTCGGAGAAAATATTGCAGTCATTCATTTCAGAAAAAAATGTTTTTGCAATTATATATAAAGAAAATAATAAGGTGATCGGTTCATTAGGATTGCATGAATCATGGGCTAATGATGAAAGTAGCTATGCACATTTTAAGATTAAGGAAGTTGGCTATGTTTTATCCAAAGCATATTGGGGAAAGGGATTAATGCCTGAAGCTGTTATCGCAGTGATTAGATTTTGTTTTGATAAATGTAAACTAGATGCATTGACTATCTGTCATTTTTCATCGAACAACCAATCAAAAAGAGTTATAGAGAAATGCGGATTTACATTTATAAAGCAAAGTGAATATTATGCTAACCAACTGGAATTAACTTTTGATGATATGAAATATATATTGTTAAATAAAGCAAACTTGTAA
- a CDS encoding TfoX/Sxy family protein, translating to MASTVEFVEYVCDQASGAGSISYKKMFGEYGIYCNEKIIGLICNNQFFVKKTKIGETLLSSPEEAPPYTNAKPQFVIDFLEERDFLSNFIEKTCEELPMPKPKKAKKPKLK from the coding sequence ATGGCTTCAACAGTAGAATTTGTAGAGTATGTATGTGATCAAGCTAGTGGTGCAGGAAGTATTTCATATAAAAAGATGTTTGGTGAATATGGTATTTATTGCAATGAAAAAATTATAGGTCTTATATGCAATAATCAATTTTTTGTAAAGAAAACAAAAATAGGTGAAACCTTATTAAGTTCACCGGAAGAAGCACCACCATACACTAATGCAAAACCTCAATTTGTTATTGATTTTTTAGAGGAAAGAGATTTTTTAAGCAATTTTATTGAAAAGACCTGTGAGGAACTACCAATGCCAAAGCCTAAAAAAGCAAAAAAACCTAAATTAAAGTAG
- a CDS encoding DUF3795 domain-containing protein translates to MAESRCGILCSECVYKEQMNCKGCVNIEKPFWGESCPVKDCCESKKQEHCGVCNSFPCELLNQFAYDEKQGDNGKRIEQCKKW, encoded by the coding sequence ATGGCTGAATCAAGATGTGGGATTTTATGTAGTGAGTGTGTATATAAAGAGCAAATGAATTGCAAAGGGTGCGTAAATATTGAAAAACCTTTTTGGGGAGAAAGCTGTCCTGTAAAAGATTGTTGTGAAAGTAAAAAGCAAGAACATTGTGGAGTTTGCAATAGCTTTCCTTGTGAATTGTTAAATCAATTTGCATATGATGAAAAACAAGGTGATAATGGGAAACGTATAGAACAATGTAAAAAATGGTGA
- a CDS encoding FAD-dependent oxidoreductase, translating to MIEFDYSGLTGAVVTKEDFSYEKDRKAWNRAIEKYPLVIVYCHTKNDVSNAIAWARLNSLEIRIRSGRHHYEGYSTGNDVVVIDVSKMNGINVDEEKNIVKIQGGVTNRDIYEALGEMGYPFPGGGCPTVGVSGLVLGGGWGYSIRLLGLASDSLIEVELVDYKGETIVANVESNEDLFWACRGAGGGNFGVIISMTFKLPEKIKMATLIHIEYIDVQPQEIIKVFETWTNIFKDLDRRINLKMGIYNSKVKGKGISITGLLYGNKEKASMILEPFKNISKKVIFNLEYITVLEANRRIQDSHPPYENYKSSGRFVYRDYSRGDMEDIINLVNDRAEGSIYAAVSLYGLGGALMDKSKEDTAFYYRDAKFIMGFQSVWEESKYAPRNRDWVKEKFEYINLITTGSYSNFPSAELKDYEKDYYGENLYKLKEVKRKYDPYEVFKFPQGIKIEKF from the coding sequence TTGATAGAGTTTGATTATAGTGGATTAACTGGAGCGGTTGTTACTAAAGAAGATTTCAGTTATGAAAAAGATAGAAAGGCTTGGAATAGGGCTATTGAAAAATATCCATTAGTAATTGTTTATTGCCATACTAAAAATGATGTTAGTAATGCAATAGCTTGGGCTAGGTTAAATTCACTAGAGATTAGAATAAGATCTGGTAGGCATCATTATGAAGGATATTCAACTGGTAATGATGTGGTTGTGATTGATGTTAGTAAAATGAATGGTATCAATGTAGATGAAGAAAAAAATATAGTCAAGATACAAGGTGGAGTTACAAATAGAGATATATATGAAGCTTTAGGAGAGATGGGGTATCCATTTCCAGGAGGCGGGTGTCCAACAGTTGGAGTTTCAGGATTAGTTTTAGGCGGTGGCTGGGGGTACTCTATTAGATTACTTGGATTAGCTTCTGATAGTTTAATTGAAGTGGAATTAGTAGATTATAAAGGTGAGACAATAGTTGCTAATGTGGAATCTAATGAAGATTTATTTTGGGCTTGCAGAGGCGCTGGTGGAGGAAACTTTGGTGTAATTATTAGTATGACTTTTAAACTTCCAGAAAAAATAAAAATGGCAACATTGATACATATTGAATACATTGATGTTCAGCCTCAGGAAATTATTAAAGTATTTGAAACATGGACAAACATATTTAAAGATTTAGATAGACGAATTAATTTAAAGATGGGTATATACAATTCTAAAGTAAAAGGAAAGGGCATCAGTATAACAGGATTGTTATATGGAAATAAAGAAAAAGCTAGTATGATTTTAGAACCATTTAAAAATATTTCTAAAAAGGTCATATTTAATTTAGAATATATTACCGTATTGGAGGCAAATAGAAGAATTCAAGATAGCCATCCACCCTATGAAAATTATAAATCATCAGGAAGATTTGTATATAGGGATTATAGCAGAGGTGATATGGAGGATATTATAAACTTAGTAAATGATAGGGCAGAAGGATCAATATATGCAGCTGTTTCATTATATGGACTAGGTGGAGCACTTATGGATAAAAGTAAGGAAGATACAGCTTTTTATTATAGAGATGCAAAATTTATAATGGGATTTCAGTCTGTTTGGGAAGAGTCTAAATATGCACCAAGAAATAGAGATTGGGTGAAAGAGAAGTTTGAATATATAAATCTTATTACAACAGGATCTTATAGTAATTTCCCTTCTGCGGAACTTAAAGATTATGAAAAAGATTATTATGGTGAAAATTTATATAAGTTAAAAGAAGTAAAAAGAAAATACGATCCTTATGAGGTGTTTAAGTTTCCTCAAGGAATAAAAATAGAAAAATTTTAG
- a CDS encoding AraC family transcriptional regulator, which yields MDWLKKMNEALDYIEDNLTEEIDFVTVAQKACCSTYNFQRMFSFITDITLAEYIRRRKLTNAAFELQNSHIKIIDLALNYGYDSPTSFTRAFKVMHGITPTQARKEGITLKAYPRLLFQITIKGVSEMNYRIETKPAFQVYGVEGIFENENAFSTIPKFWQEFCKNGDWKKMNESLGKDLNKLDEGSIHAVCGYKKISETSFPYMICAFKTPTSKTDGYTIVDVPESTWAIFTSEKHGKDTMTEVTQKLNRRIYTEWFPNSKFDMIEGFDFELYKSDGEKCYEEIWFRVNPNMEKK from the coding sequence ATGGATTGGCTTAAAAAAATGAATGAAGCACTTGATTATATAGAAGACAATTTAACAGAAGAAATTGATTTTGTGACAGTAGCACAGAAAGCATGTTGCTCAACGTATAATTTCCAACGTATGTTTTCTTTTATAACTGACATTACTCTTGCTGAGTATATAAGGCGTAGAAAATTAACTAATGCAGCTTTTGAATTACAAAATAGTCATATTAAGATAATTGATTTAGCATTAAATTATGGCTATGATTCACCTACATCTTTTACAAGGGCATTTAAAGTTATGCATGGAATTACACCAACTCAAGCAAGAAAAGAGGGAATAACATTAAAAGCTTATCCAAGACTTCTCTTTCAAATTACAATTAAAGGAGTAAGTGAGATGAATTACAGAATCGAAACAAAACCTGCATTTCAAGTTTATGGAGTTGAAGGAATTTTTGAAAATGAAAATGCCTTCAGTACTATTCCAAAATTTTGGCAAGAATTTTGTAAGAATGGTGATTGGAAGAAAATGAATGAATCTTTGGGAAAGGACTTAAATAAATTAGATGAAGGTTCTATTCATGCAGTATGTGGTTATAAAAAAATAAGTGAGACAAGCTTTCCATATATGATTTGTGCATTTAAGACTCCTACATCAAAAACAGATGGTTATACTATTGTAGATGTTCCAGAGTCAACTTGGGCAATATTCACATCTGAGAAACATGGAAAAGATACAATGACAGAAGTTACACAGAAGCTTAATAGACGAATTTATACAGAATGGTTTCCAAATTCAAAATTTGATATGATTGAAGGATTTGACTTTGAACTATATAAAAGTGATGGTGAAAAGTGCTATGAGGAAATATGGTTTAGAGTAAATCCTAATATGGAGAAGAAATAA
- a CDS encoding homocysteine S-methyltransferase family protein, which translates to MNFEDIFNKDELILMEGGLGERLKREYNIQKDNNISLAGHIYDENKRQALTELFKQYFTVAKKYDMPIMVTTPTRRANKERIYCSIFKESNVIEDNVRFLKQLKEETTAKVYVGGLMGCKGDAYSKDEHLSIESAFEFHAWQTDLFKKANVDFLYAAIMPTLPEAIGMAKAMELTGLPYIISFMIKKDGKLLDGTTINDAIVAIDKYTTRKPLCYMTNCVHPKVLNSALSQEYNETSVVKERFKGIQANTSELSPEELDNCAELKTSDSIRLANDMINLYNKFNLKIFGGCCGTDNTHIEEIAKRLN; encoded by the coding sequence ATGAATTTTGAGGATATTTTTAATAAAGATGAATTAATTTTAATGGAAGGAGGATTAGGTGAGCGTTTAAAACGGGAATATAATATTCAAAAGGATAATAATATTTCACTTGCAGGACATATTTATGACGAAAATAAAAGACAAGCGCTTACTGAATTATTTAAGCAATACTTCACTGTAGCAAAGAAATATGATATGCCAATTATGGTTACAACACCAACACGAAGAGCAAATAAGGAGCGTATTTATTGTTCGATTTTTAAAGAAAGTAATGTTATTGAAGATAATGTGAGATTTTTAAAACAGTTAAAAGAAGAAACCACTGCAAAGGTATATGTTGGAGGTTTGATGGGATGCAAAGGGGATGCGTATTCTAAAGACGAGCATCTTAGTATTGAAAGTGCTTTTGAATTTCACGCGTGGCAAACAGATTTATTTAAAAAAGCTAATGTAGACTTTTTATATGCTGCTATTATGCCTACTCTACCAGAAGCAATTGGAATGGCAAAGGCAATGGAGTTAACTGGATTACCATATATTATTAGTTTCATGATTAAAAAAGATGGAAAACTACTAGATGGGACAACCATAAATGATGCTATTGTTGCCATTGATAAGTATACTACAAGAAAACCTTTATGTTACATGACAAATTGTGTACATCCAAAAGTTCTAAATAGTGCATTATCACAGGAATACAATGAAACTTCTGTTGTAAAGGAACGATTTAAGGGAATACAAGCAAATACATCAGAATTATCACCAGAAGAGCTTGATAATTGTGCCGAATTAAAAACTTCAGATAGCATAAGATTAGCAAATGATATGATTAATTTATATAATAAATTTAATCTTAAAATTTTTGGAGGGTGCTGCGGGACTGATAACACACATATTGAGGAAATAGCTAAGAGATTAAATTAA